A region from the Natronorubrum halophilum genome encodes:
- the gatB gene encoding Asp-tRNA(Asn)/Glu-tRNA(Gln) amidotransferase subunit GatB: MTAQTVQQGDLVTVIGLEVHVQLETDTKIFCGCSTDQTDEPNENVCPVCLGLPGALPVLNEAAVEAAVKIGKAIDADIPAETRFHRKNYYYPDLPKNFQITQYDEPVCADGDLEISVEGERRTVAIERAHLEEDPGSLQHVGGGIDSADYTLVDYNRAGTPLMEIVTAPDFRSPDEVRAFLAELEEVLEYLGVFDAERDGSLRIDANLSIIPEDEIESDDVTEIGAEALAAANRTEVKNISSHKGAQKALAYEETRQKNAIRRGRAVEQETRHWDESRGITVSMRSKEEEKDYRYFEEADLPPLRVSHWKDEISIPELPSARRERFQTEYDLSEEAASKLTSTKQVADFYEDVAGEFDPDLAATWVADNLLGELNYRDMEITGIEGRLEEVTRLVELVAEDEITAKNARETVLRSMLDDGKTPDEVVADEGLGKTDGDEVQQAVVDAIDENPDAVADYESGDDGAINFLVGQVMQRTGGSADPGDVNQLLRAELES, encoded by the coding sequence ATGACTGCCCAGACCGTCCAGCAGGGCGACCTCGTGACCGTCATCGGCCTCGAGGTCCACGTCCAGCTGGAGACCGACACGAAGATCTTCTGTGGGTGTTCGACCGACCAGACGGACGAGCCGAACGAGAACGTCTGTCCGGTCTGTCTCGGCCTCCCCGGCGCACTCCCGGTCCTCAACGAGGCCGCCGTCGAGGCCGCCGTCAAGATCGGCAAGGCCATCGACGCCGACATCCCCGCAGAGACCCGGTTCCACCGGAAGAACTACTACTACCCCGACCTGCCCAAGAACTTCCAGATCACCCAGTACGACGAACCGGTCTGCGCCGACGGCGACCTCGAGATTTCCGTCGAGGGCGAGCGCCGAACCGTCGCGATCGAGCGCGCCCACTTGGAGGAGGACCCGGGCAGCCTCCAGCACGTCGGCGGCGGCATCGACTCCGCCGACTACACGCTCGTCGACTACAACCGCGCCGGCACGCCGCTGATGGAGATCGTCACGGCACCCGACTTCCGCAGCCCGGACGAGGTGCGGGCGTTCCTCGCCGAACTCGAGGAGGTCCTCGAGTACCTGGGCGTCTTCGACGCCGAGCGAGACGGCAGCCTGCGGATCGATGCCAACCTCTCGATCATCCCCGAAGACGAGATCGAGAGCGACGACGTCACCGAGATCGGCGCGGAGGCGCTCGCGGCCGCCAACCGCACCGAGGTCAAGAACATCTCGAGTCACAAGGGGGCTCAGAAAGCCCTGGCATACGAGGAAACCCGCCAGAAGAACGCGATCCGGCGCGGCCGCGCGGTCGAACAGGAGACCCGCCACTGGGACGAATCTCGAGGGATCACGGTCTCGATGCGTTCGAAAGAAGAGGAGAAGGATTACCGCTACTTCGAGGAGGCGGACCTGCCGCCGCTTCGCGTGTCTCACTGGAAGGACGAGATCTCGATTCCGGAACTCCCCTCCGCGCGACGCGAGCGGTTCCAGACCGAATACGACCTGAGCGAGGAGGCGGCCTCGAAGCTCACCTCGACGAAACAGGTCGCGGACTTCTACGAGGACGTCGCTGGCGAGTTCGACCCCGACCTCGCCGCCACGTGGGTCGCGGATAACCTGCTCGGCGAACTCAACTACCGCGACATGGAGATCACGGGAATCGAGGGGCGACTCGAGGAGGTCACGCGCCTCGTCGAACTCGTCGCCGAGGACGAGATCACGGCGAAAAACGCCCGCGAAACGGTGTTGCGCTCGATGCTCGACGATGGAAAGACGCCGGACGAGGTCGTCGCGGACGAAGGACTGGGTAAGACCGACGGGGACGAAGTCCAGCAGGCTGTCGTCGACGCGATCGACGAGAATCCGGACGCCGTCGCGGACTACGAGTCGGGCGACGACGGCGCGATCAACTTCCTCGTCGGCCAGGTCATGCAACGGACCGGCGGCAGCGCGGATCCCGGTGACGTCAACCAGTTGTTGCGAGCCGAACTCGAGAGCTAG
- a CDS encoding ABC transporter substrate-binding protein, which translates to MTTVLAGCLGGDDDGLTIGHLAPMNNVLGVGSDRTAQMAVEEINDNGGFNGEEATLETRDTRTEPSEAQSVTEELIQQEDVDVLVGTFNSETTQSILDLTSEFDVPFMITGSADPGLITDYVGDDYEEYKNVFRVGPINSNFQAESIADYCAYLSDRHGWDEVAFLRDNAAWTEPFGEHIPDLLDERGLSIVHEDALSIEIDDFSSVLSDVNDSDADFVLRFFAHIDAGEMLGQWAEAEYEFGIEGVSVPSMLPVYNAGAEGAATYETTSQSGAAGVSPITDRTQPFVQDYADRYQDEEDYPTRAPMYMGFNTYDGISVFKEVVDEIETTNTRDNLDDFVAAMLGIDFTGVAGQVTFYGEDSDYPHDVQEEREDGTITNYPMTQWTGIEEIECVYPEKHRTAEHQMPRWMQ; encoded by the coding sequence ATGACGACGGTGCTTGCGGGCTGTCTCGGTGGCGATGACGACGGGTTAACGATCGGACATCTCGCGCCCATGAACAACGTGCTCGGAGTCGGTTCCGATCGAACTGCACAGATGGCCGTCGAGGAAATCAACGACAACGGTGGGTTCAACGGCGAAGAAGCGACGCTCGAAACGAGGGACACGCGGACGGAACCGTCCGAAGCGCAGAGCGTTACCGAGGAACTCATCCAGCAGGAGGACGTGGACGTGCTCGTCGGGACGTTCAACTCCGAGACGACGCAGTCGATCTTGGACCTCACGTCGGAGTTCGACGTGCCGTTTATGATCACAGGATCGGCCGACCCCGGGCTGATCACGGACTACGTCGGTGACGACTACGAGGAGTACAAGAACGTCTTCCGAGTCGGACCGATCAACTCGAATTTTCAGGCGGAGTCGATCGCGGATTACTGTGCGTATCTCTCCGACCGTCACGGCTGGGACGAGGTCGCGTTCCTCCGTGACAACGCCGCGTGGACGGAGCCGTTCGGGGAGCACATCCCGGACCTGCTCGACGAGCGCGGATTATCGATCGTTCACGAGGATGCGCTCTCGATCGAGATCGATGATTTCAGCTCGGTACTGAGCGACGTCAACGATTCGGACGCCGACTTCGTTCTGCGCTTTTTCGCTCACATAGACGCCGGCGAGATGTTGGGCCAGTGGGCCGAAGCGGAGTACGAATTCGGGATCGAAGGCGTGTCGGTCCCCAGTATGCTCCCGGTGTACAACGCCGGTGCCGAAGGGGCCGCAACCTACGAAACGACGTCGCAGTCCGGTGCCGCCGGCGTGTCGCCGATCACGGACCGAACACAGCCGTTCGTTCAGGATTACGCCGATCGCTACCAGGACGAGGAGGATTACCCGACTCGAGCGCCGATGTACATGGGATTCAACACTTATGACGGGATCTCCGTCTTCAAGGAGGTCGTCGACGAAATCGAGACGACGAACACGCGAGACAATCTCGACGACTTCGTCGCCGCGATGCTCGGCATCGACTTCACTGGCGTCGCCGGTCAGGTTACCTTCTACGGAGAGGATTCCGACTATCCCCACGATGTTCAGGAGGAACGCGAAGACGGCACCATTACGAACTACCCCATGACTCAATGGACGGGGATCGAAGAAATCGAGTGCGTCTACCCCGAGAAGCACCGCACTGCAGAACACCAGATGCCTCGCTGGATGCAGTAA
- a CDS encoding branched-chain amino acid ABC transporter permease: MLGDIGTLVLQGAMISAVYALIAIGFTMIFGVGGILNLAHGALIMAGAYLFAILVRETTVSWISIHPVIAFPLAVLGIAGLSWGLYQGLVRWVEENVVITFLATVVVAVASTELVIYWFGSSPIGMTLIGGAINLEPYGFNARPRYVEFAGFVVSWIVIGLLWYYITNTDDGRSILAASMSERGAQLTGVDLHSVRSKTWLIAGALAGIAGIFLGSTGSATPLMWLNPLALAFIIVVIGGIGSIKGSVIAAYFIGFLEQFTVTFIGQGFRGILSLVVLVLFLLLLPQGLYGREFVHD; the protein is encoded by the coding sequence ATGCTCGGAGACATTGGGACGTTGGTACTTCAGGGGGCGATGATCAGCGCCGTCTACGCACTGATCGCCATCGGGTTTACCATGATCTTCGGCGTCGGGGGTATTCTGAACCTCGCCCACGGTGCCTTGATCATGGCCGGTGCGTACCTGTTTGCGATCCTCGTGAGGGAGACGACCGTTTCCTGGATCTCGATACATCCCGTGATCGCGTTCCCTCTCGCAGTCCTGGGTATTGCGGGTCTCTCGTGGGGGCTGTATCAGGGACTCGTTCGATGGGTCGAAGAGAACGTCGTGATAACGTTCCTGGCGACGGTCGTCGTGGCGGTCGCCTCGACGGAACTCGTCATCTACTGGTTCGGCAGTTCGCCGATCGGAATGACGTTGATCGGGGGAGCGATAAATCTCGAGCCCTACGGGTTCAACGCTCGACCCCGGTACGTCGAGTTCGCCGGATTCGTCGTCTCGTGGATCGTGATCGGGCTACTGTGGTATTACATCACAAATACCGACGACGGCCGGTCGATTCTCGCGGCCTCGATGAGCGAACGTGGCGCGCAACTGACCGGCGTCGATCTGCACTCGGTCCGTTCGAAGACGTGGCTCATCGCCGGAGCGCTCGCCGGGATCGCCGGTATCTTCCTCGGTTCGACGGGGAGCGCAACGCCACTCATGTGGCTCAACCCGCTCGCACTGGCGTTCATCATCGTCGTTATCGGCGGGATCGGATCGATCAAGGGGTCCGTCATCGCGGCGTACTTCATCGGATTCCTAGAACAGTTCACGGTCACCTTCATCGGACAGGGTTTCAGAGGCATCCTCTCGCTGGTTGTTCTCGTCCTGTTCTTGCTCCTGTTGCCACAGGGTCTCTACGGGAGGGAGTTCGTCCATGATTAG
- a CDS encoding branched-chain amino acid ABC transporter permease, producing MISTILLFTTVLSTVSGRLDTAGSAVQRFAQTIGGTARRRVLLPIGRALDRLLAPVDRAFEPASNAYNRLLGPYFGAMTGLQFALILVSVVALLTAGVWAPAVGPLVGGGLLRTLALASIWAIFAMSWDIQSGYTGYISFGHSVLSGAAGYTTALLIVHVDPELSIWITGPLSVLAALVVGLLVALPTLRLEGPYFSLITFVAVLLFYRLTTAYGWLGGIPGFGDPDVFTWDPVVRYYYMVIPMLLIALALTFMARSNLGMILVAIRENEAAVSAAGINPTKFKIWSFALSSIPMGIGGVLLVGFTGNVDPDTFVIVDNSIEMIAMAVIGGMSSILGPLGGAFFFEFLNHQIFHGFSTPVRYLFLWGLVLLVLVFARDGLFRMIWHRLGAVRGESE from the coding sequence ATGATTAGCACGATTCTACTCTTCACGACGGTACTCTCGACGGTGTCGGGACGCCTCGATACCGCCGGCAGCGCGGTGCAACGGTTCGCACAAACCATCGGCGGCACGGCTCGACGGCGGGTCTTGCTGCCGATCGGCCGAGCGCTCGATCGCCTGCTTGCGCCGGTCGATCGGGCGTTCGAGCCCGCCTCGAACGCATACAACCGACTGCTCGGACCGTACTTCGGAGCGATGACGGGACTGCAGTTCGCGCTGATCCTCGTCAGCGTCGTCGCGCTCCTTACCGCGGGCGTCTGGGCACCGGCGGTCGGCCCGCTGGTCGGCGGCGGCCTCTTGCGGACGCTGGCGCTCGCCAGCATCTGGGCCATCTTCGCGATGAGTTGGGACATCCAGAGCGGCTACACCGGCTACATCAGCTTCGGCCACTCCGTCCTGTCGGGAGCGGCCGGCTACACGACGGCGCTCCTCATCGTTCACGTCGATCCGGAGCTGTCGATCTGGATTACCGGACCGCTTTCGGTCCTGGCGGCGCTCGTGGTCGGCCTGCTGGTCGCACTGCCGACGCTTCGGCTCGAGGGACCGTACTTCTCGCTGATCACGTTCGTCGCCGTGCTCCTGTTCTACAGGTTGACGACCGCGTACGGCTGGCTGGGTGGGATCCCCGGCTTCGGCGACCCGGATGTCTTCACCTGGGATCCGGTCGTGCGGTACTACTACATGGTCATCCCGATGCTCCTCATCGCGCTGGCGCTGACGTTCATGGCGCGGTCGAACCTCGGGATGATCCTCGTTGCCATTCGGGAGAACGAAGCGGCGGTCTCCGCCGCCGGGATCAACCCCACGAAGTTCAAGATCTGGTCGTTCGCGCTCAGTTCGATTCCGATGGGGATCGGCGGGGTGCTCCTCGTCGGCTTTACCGGCAACGTCGATCCGGATACCTTCGTCATCGTCGACAACAGTATCGAGATGATCGCAATGGCCGTCATCGGCGGCATGAGTTCGATCCTGGGACCGCTCGGGGGCGCGTTCTTCTTCGAGTTCCTCAACCACCAGATTTTCCACGGATTCTCGACGCCGGTTCGATACCTCTTCCTCTGGGGACTGGTCTTACTCGTGCTCGTGTTCGCACGGGACGGCCTGTTCAGAATGATCTGGCATCGGCTCGGAGCCGTTCGAGGTGAGTCCGAATGA
- a CDS encoding ABC transporter ATP-binding protein, which produces MSVLTVENLTKRFGGLVAVDDVSLDVEAGEIVGLIGPNGSGKSTVFNCIMGIYDVTEGTVTFNGDEITDDRTHKVVNKGLSRVSQESNPIDLYPVAGNIKLFTLPNSVRSLHGGATDEEIYEYAARIDIEDKLHEMPDELAHADVRRLEIAKALATEPEMLLLDEPFAGMNQAEIDELAAQIERFREEGMTMVVVDHNMGGLMDLVDRVVVLNNGEKLAAGSPEEIAENQRVQKAYLAGEGI; this is translated from the coding sequence ATGAGCGTCCTCACGGTCGAGAACCTGACGAAACGATTCGGCGGACTCGTCGCCGTCGACGACGTCTCGCTCGACGTCGAAGCGGGCGAGATCGTCGGCCTGATCGGTCCGAACGGCTCGGGCAAGTCGACGGTGTTCAACTGCATCATGGGTATCTACGACGTCACCGAGGGGACGGTCACGTTCAACGGGGACGAGATCACCGACGACAGGACCCACAAAGTCGTTAACAAGGGTCTGTCGCGGGTCTCTCAGGAGTCGAATCCGATCGATCTCTATCCCGTCGCCGGCAACATCAAGCTGTTCACGCTTCCGAACAGCGTCCGCTCGTTGCACGGTGGTGCCACCGACGAAGAGATCTACGAGTACGCCGCGCGAATCGACATCGAAGACAAACTTCACGAGATGCCCGACGAGTTGGCCCACGCGGACGTGCGACGGCTCGAGATCGCCAAGGCGCTGGCGACCGAGCCGGAGATGCTGTTGCTCGACGAGCCCTTCGCCGGGATGAACCAGGCCGAGATCGACGAACTCGCCGCGCAGATCGAGCGCTTCCGCGAGGAAGGGATGACGATGGTCGTCGTCGACCACAACATGGGGGGACTGATGGACCTCGTCGATCGCGTCGTCGTGCTCAACAACGGTGAAAAACTCGCGGCGGGCTCCCCCGAGGAGATCGCCGAGAACCAACGCGTCCAGAAGGCCTACCTCGCCGGGGAGGGGATATAA
- a CDS encoding ABC transporter ATP-binding protein has product MTDTILDVRDLDVYYGKSHALHGISLSIERGEIYGVIGPNGAGKTTMLNAVAGFLDYEGTVRYDGTDLATVGPQQRVHDGLIYCTEDRDLFPFFSVHENLLMGAQFRDDREAVQNDLDMVYDLFPRLDERREQEAETMSGGEQQMLAVGRALMSDPELLMLDEPTLGLAPVIIEDIGNALETLNEEEGLTILLAEQNSTFALRHADRLSLIETGEIELAGTHEEFHDNEYVREAYVGVH; this is encoded by the coding sequence ATGACGGACACGATACTCGACGTTCGGGATCTCGACGTCTACTACGGCAAGTCACACGCGCTGCACGGCATCTCGCTGTCGATCGAACGGGGAGAAATCTACGGCGTGATCGGCCCGAACGGTGCCGGCAAGACGACGATGCTGAACGCCGTCGCCGGGTTCCTCGACTACGAGGGAACGGTCCGGTACGACGGAACGGATCTGGCGACGGTCGGCCCGCAACAGCGCGTCCACGACGGACTGATCTACTGCACCGAGGATCGGGATCTGTTCCCGTTCTTCTCGGTCCACGAGAACCTCCTGATGGGGGCGCAGTTCCGCGACGACCGCGAGGCGGTCCAGAACGACCTCGACATGGTTTACGACCTGTTCCCGCGGCTGGACGAACGCCGCGAACAGGAAGCCGAAACCATGAGCGGCGGCGAACAGCAGATGCTCGCCGTCGGGCGGGCGCTGATGAGCGACCCCGAACTGCTGATGCTCGACGAACCGACGCTCGGCCTCGCGCCGGTCATCATCGAGGACATCGGCAACGCACTCGAGACGCTAAACGAGGAGGAGGGGCTCACGATCTTGCTCGCCGAACAGAACTCGACGTTCGCGCTCCGTCACGCCGACCGCCTCTCGCTGATCGAAACTGGCGAGATCGAACTGGCGGGAACGCACGAGGAGTTCCACGACAACGAGTACGTTCGCGAGGCGTACGTCGGCGTTCACTGA
- a CDS encoding acyl-CoA thioesterase, translating into MGSADGQTDPEFQPVFENRVRFAETDQQGIVFYGEYFTFQDETVSQFFREIDYSYERMAADGWQVHVVNAELNYRDAAEFGDVLVNELRVAEMGTASIAFEYRVKRSADGRLLADGSVTQVAVDLETEEPIAVPEEFREAVAAFQGSLETDD; encoded by the coding sequence ATGGGTAGCGCCGACGGTCAGACCGATCCCGAGTTTCAGCCCGTCTTCGAGAACCGCGTCAGATTCGCCGAAACCGACCAGCAGGGAATCGTCTTCTACGGCGAGTACTTCACCTTTCAGGACGAGACCGTCTCCCAGTTCTTCCGAGAGATCGACTACAGCTACGAGCGGATGGCGGCCGACGGCTGGCAGGTCCACGTCGTCAACGCAGAACTAAACTACCGCGACGCGGCCGAGTTCGGCGACGTGCTCGTCAACGAACTGCGCGTCGCCGAGATGGGGACGGCAAGTATCGCGTTCGAGTACCGCGTGAAACGGAGCGCTGACGGCCGCCTGCTCGCCGACGGCAGCGTCACGCAGGTCGCCGTCGACCTCGAGACCGAGGAGCCGATCGCCGTGCCCGAGGAATTTCGCGAGGCGGTCGCGGCGTTTCAGGGGAGTCTCGAGACGGACGACTAA
- a CDS encoding N-acyl homoserine lactonase family protein: MVDAAITPIDRGTITTDTNNIIEGGTLGTADDPNPETTMGDGPVYNVVIDHPEATILWDTGSHPEADSGHWPADLYAAFEHTGLRPLEDDLADAGYDVSDIDAVIQTHLHLDHAGGLSAFADTDVPIYVHERELKYAYYSAKTDAGDEAYVAGDFDYDLNWQVVHGDREQHFEDLEFVHLPGHTPGLLGVRLELDDAGTVILAGDQAYTRANYRDERPMGGQLLWSKRHWLESLRTVKDLERRHDATVICGHDGDDLETLRGL; the protein is encoded by the coding sequence ATGGTCGACGCAGCCATCACGCCGATCGATCGCGGCACGATCACCACCGATACGAACAACATCATCGAAGGGGGTACGCTGGGGACGGCGGACGACCCGAACCCGGAGACGACGATGGGCGACGGTCCGGTCTACAACGTCGTGATCGACCATCCCGAGGCGACGATCCTCTGGGATACCGGCTCTCACCCGGAGGCCGATTCGGGCCACTGGCCCGCCGACCTCTACGCCGCCTTCGAGCACACCGGTCTCCGACCGCTCGAGGACGACCTCGCCGACGCCGGCTACGACGTTTCGGACATCGACGCGGTGATCCAGACCCACCTCCACCTCGACCACGCGGGCGGTCTCTCCGCCTTCGCGGACACCGACGTCCCGATCTACGTCCACGAGCGCGAACTCAAGTACGCCTACTACAGCGCCAAGACCGACGCGGGCGACGAGGCCTACGTCGCTGGCGACTTCGACTACGATCTGAACTGGCAGGTCGTCCACGGCGACCGCGAACAGCACTTCGAAGACCTCGAGTTCGTCCACCTGCCCGGCCACACGCCCGGTCTGCTCGGCGTGCGACTCGAACTCGACGACGCGGGAACCGTGATCCTCGCCGGCGATCAGGCCTACACGCGGGCGAACTACCGCGACGAACGACCGATGGGCGGTCAGTTGCTCTGGAGCAAACGCCACTGGCTCGAGAGCCTGCGCACCGTCAAGGACCTCGAGCGTCGCCACGACGCGACCGTCATCTGCGGCCACGACGGCGACGACCTCGAGACGCTACGAGGGCTGTAG
- a CDS encoding transporter, translating to MVRLSTIVILAGIVLLFIPIPPIATIAGAVVILIGLALRLLTDH from the coding sequence ATGGTCAGACTGTCGACGATCGTCATCCTCGCCGGTATCGTGCTGCTGTTCATCCCGATTCCACCGATCGCGACGATAGCCGGCGCGGTCGTGATCCTGATCGGTCTCGCGTTACGGCTACTGACCGATCACTGA